A portion of the Stigmatella aurantiaca DW4/3-1 genome contains these proteins:
- a CDS encoding TetR/AcrR family transcriptional regulator, with the protein MSQQSSKAVEGGSREGERRRTILRAAIDVFARKGYHGCRIADVAREAGVAYGLVYHYFKNKDELLETVFETGWSGFVSRIRAVVEAEGPVGPKVRGITDVAFDAYRVDPRAVKVLIVEIARSPGGHVNRQSAFTDTIRMCAEMFVQAQASGELRPEVDPLLASALLFGSIEMGLTALVMGLVDPRDTDMLERARQQIAGTFLHGVLTQDAAAVEESWKKSAMRSKATKHL; encoded by the coding sequence GTGAGCCAGCAGAGCAGCAAGGCAGTCGAAGGAGGATCCCGGGAGGGGGAACGCCGCAGGACCATCCTCCGAGCCGCCATCGACGTCTTCGCGCGCAAGGGCTACCACGGCTGTCGCATCGCGGATGTGGCGCGCGAGGCGGGGGTGGCCTACGGCCTCGTCTACCACTACTTCAAGAACAAGGATGAGCTGCTGGAGACCGTCTTCGAGACGGGTTGGAGTGGCTTCGTCTCGCGCATCCGCGCCGTGGTGGAGGCAGAGGGGCCCGTGGGCCCCAAGGTGCGCGGCATCACCGATGTGGCCTTCGATGCGTACCGGGTGGACCCGCGGGCGGTGAAGGTGCTCATCGTCGAGATTGCCCGAAGCCCGGGGGGCCATGTGAACCGGCAGAGCGCCTTCACGGACACCATCCGCATGTGCGCGGAGATGTTCGTCCAGGCCCAGGCCTCCGGTGAGCTGCGGCCCGAGGTGGATCCGCTGCTCGCCTCGGCACTGCTCTTCGGCTCCATCGAGATGGGGCTCACCGCGCTCGTGATGGGGCTGGTGGATCCCCGGGACACCGACATGCTGGAGCGCGCCCGGCAGCAGATCGCCGGCACCTTCCTTCACGGGGTCCTGACGCAGGATGCCGCCGCCGTGGAGGAGTCATGGAAGAAGTCCGCTATGCGGTCCAAGGCCACCAAGCACTTGTGA
- a CDS encoding enoyl-CoA hydratase/isomerase family protein — MEEVRYAVQGHQALVTIDRPRARNALSPQVVQGLLEALSQAEADPAVRVLVLTGAGEKVFCAGGDLGQMGEGGFLATHEGRRAYAQLLSRLQGARKPTIARLNGHALAGGLGLVLACDLAVAAEHVELGTPEIDVGLFPMMVMALVQRHLGRKRALELVMTGDRLSAREALSLGLINRAVPAAELDAVVGALAAKLAGKSQAVLALGKRAFLTAEDMPFPAALEFLASQLSLNTLAEDAAEGISAFLAKRPPDWKDR; from the coding sequence ATGGAAGAAGTCCGCTATGCGGTCCAAGGCCACCAAGCACTTGTGACCATTGACCGGCCGAGGGCGCGCAACGCCCTGTCGCCGCAAGTCGTTCAAGGGTTGCTCGAGGCCCTCTCCCAGGCAGAGGCGGATCCGGCGGTGCGGGTCCTGGTGCTCACCGGTGCCGGGGAGAAGGTGTTCTGCGCCGGAGGAGACCTCGGGCAGATGGGCGAGGGTGGTTTTCTGGCCACCCACGAGGGGCGCCGCGCTTACGCCCAGCTGCTGTCGCGGCTGCAAGGCGCTCGAAAGCCCACCATCGCCCGGCTCAACGGGCATGCGCTCGCCGGAGGCCTGGGGCTGGTGCTGGCCTGTGATCTGGCGGTGGCCGCCGAGCACGTGGAGCTGGGGACCCCCGAGATCGACGTGGGGTTGTTTCCCATGATGGTGATGGCGCTCGTGCAGCGGCACCTGGGCCGCAAGCGCGCCCTGGAACTGGTGATGACGGGAGATCGGCTGTCCGCGAGAGAGGCGCTGTCGCTGGGGCTCATCAACCGGGCCGTGCCGGCGGCGGAGCTGGATGCGGTGGTGGGCGCCCTCGCGGCCAAGCTGGCCGGCAAGAGCCAGGCGGTGCTGGCGCTCGGCAAGAGGGCCTTCCTCACCGCCGAGGACATGCCGTTTCCGGCGGCGCTGGAGTTTCTGGCCTCCCAGTTGTCGCTCAACACCCTGGCCGAGGACGCCGCGGAGGGCATCTCCGCCTTCCTGGCGAAGCGGCCTCCGGACTGGAAAGACCGCTGA
- a CDS encoding M23 family metallopeptidase yields the protein MPPIVPARRWSSPLCLLLVALSLLAWRAEAEPGLSIQPGTAKPGDPVLITVWGLNGTPTGTLAGRALRFYEATSGWQAISGLPVEQTAGTAEVKVLGFAPDGNAPVSLAGTLEVVDPGYPNRELRVAGKYVQPPESVKARMAADRAAFATAFSQPLGPLLFSQNFAWPRQDRLTAPYGDKRSFNGKLQSQHFGTDIDGDPGAPVYAANVGVVVMTRDNYSAGNTVIVHHGGGLYTTYFHLSRISVKPGAKVQQGELLGKVGKTGRVTGPHLHWGVKADELWVDGETLLKLDFFASPPPRTTPAP from the coding sequence ATGCCGCCGATCGTCCCTGCCCGCCGCTGGTCCTCTCCCCTGTGCTTGCTCCTGGTGGCACTCAGCCTGCTGGCCTGGCGCGCCGAGGCGGAGCCGGGCCTCTCCATCCAACCCGGCACGGCCAAGCCCGGGGATCCCGTGCTCATCACGGTGTGGGGCTTGAACGGAACCCCCACCGGAACGCTGGCTGGGCGGGCGCTGCGCTTCTACGAGGCCACGAGCGGCTGGCAAGCCATCTCCGGACTTCCCGTGGAGCAGACGGCGGGCACCGCCGAGGTGAAGGTGCTGGGCTTCGCGCCGGATGGAAACGCGCCCGTGTCCCTGGCCGGCACGCTGGAGGTGGTGGACCCGGGCTACCCGAACCGGGAGCTGCGCGTGGCGGGCAAATACGTCCAACCGCCCGAGTCGGTGAAGGCCCGGATGGCCGCGGACAGGGCCGCCTTCGCCACGGCCTTTTCCCAGCCGCTCGGTCCGCTCCTCTTCTCCCAGAACTTCGCCTGGCCGCGCCAGGACCGCCTCACCGCGCCCTACGGCGACAAGCGCTCCTTCAACGGCAAGCTCCAGAGCCAGCACTTCGGCACGGACATCGATGGGGATCCCGGCGCGCCCGTGTACGCCGCCAACGTGGGCGTGGTGGTGATGACGCGCGACAACTACAGCGCGGGCAACACGGTCATCGTCCACCACGGCGGAGGCCTCTACACCACCTACTTCCACCTCTCGCGCATCAGCGTGAAACCGGGCGCGAAGGTCCAGCAAGGCGAGCTGCTGGGCAAGGTGGGCAAGACGGGGCGGGTGACGGGCCCGCACCTGCACTGGGGGGTGAAGGCGGACGAGCTCTGGGTGGACGGAGAGACGCTGCTCAAGTTGGACTTCTTCGCCTCGCCTCCGCCCCGGACAACGCCCGCCCCTTGA
- a CDS encoding endonuclease/exonuclease/phosphatase family protein, with protein sequence MKLTLVSYNIHSGVGTDGRFDLHRVGEVLRETHADVIALQEVGDFRSVTDREDQPEHLADMLGLHMAFGPNVVKAGRRYGNAILTRLPILQSKNYDLSVPGREPRGALRCDLDLGAGKALHVFCLHLGLSIGERRRQERLLLSADILQDAARKDPVVVCGDFNYWGNKPVPALVRQAIHDVALELDAPARTYPSRLPMLRLDRIFVDTGVRPISIHPHRSELASVASDHLPLVMRFEAPVLEARVPSAPVQLIG encoded by the coding sequence GTGAAGCTGACCCTCGTCTCGTACAACATCCACAGCGGCGTCGGCACGGACGGGCGCTTTGATCTGCACCGGGTAGGGGAGGTGCTCCGGGAGACCCACGCGGATGTCATCGCGCTGCAGGAAGTCGGCGACTTCCGGAGCGTGACCGACCGCGAGGATCAACCGGAGCACCTGGCGGACATGCTGGGCCTGCACATGGCCTTCGGCCCCAACGTGGTGAAGGCCGGCCGCCGGTACGGCAACGCCATCCTCACCCGGCTGCCCATCCTCCAGTCGAAGAACTACGACTTGAGCGTCCCGGGCCGAGAGCCCCGGGGCGCGCTGCGGTGCGACCTGGACCTGGGGGCTGGCAAGGCCCTGCATGTCTTCTGCCTCCACCTGGGGCTCTCCATTGGCGAGCGCCGCCGGCAGGAGCGGCTGCTCTTGTCGGCGGACATCCTCCAGGATGCCGCGCGCAAGGACCCGGTGGTGGTCTGCGGGGACTTCAACTACTGGGGCAACAAGCCGGTGCCGGCCCTGGTGCGCCAGGCCATTCACGACGTGGCCCTGGAGCTCGATGCCCCCGCGAGAACATACCCCTCGCGGCTGCCCATGCTCCGGCTGGACCGTATCTTCGTGGACACGGGGGTGCGGCCGATCTCCATCCATCCCCACCGCTCGGAGCTGGCCAGCGTGGCCTCGGATCACCTCCCGCTGGTGATGCGTTTCGAGGCGCCAGTGCTCGAGGCGCGAGTGCCCTCGGCGCCCGTTCAGCTCATCGGGTAA
- a CDS encoding phage holin family protein, with protein sequence MSLGSEQTDRGIAALVGRMADGFSRLVSQHLTLARMEMAEDAKAMGKDVARIAAFVPFVLVGYVFVCGALAAVLAQWLGLAGGLVTVGIINLIAGGIGIRRALSRLQERRVMDDSAQELSRSVAALGTSEPKDSAASTPRNMFKETPHAQ encoded by the coding sequence ATGAGCTTGGGGTCGGAACAGACGGATCGCGGCATCGCCGCGCTCGTCGGGCGGATGGCCGATGGCTTCAGCCGCCTGGTGTCCCAGCACCTCACATTGGCGCGCATGGAAATGGCCGAGGATGCCAAGGCCATGGGCAAGGATGTCGCCCGCATCGCCGCGTTCGTGCCCTTCGTCCTGGTGGGCTACGTTTTCGTTTGTGGCGCCCTGGCCGCTGTTCTGGCCCAGTGGTTGGGCCTGGCGGGCGGGCTGGTAACGGTGGGCATTATTAACTTGATCGCCGGAGGCATCGGCATTCGCCGGGCCCTCTCCCGCCTTCAGGAGCGCCGGGTCATGGATGACAGCGCTCAGGAACTCTCCCGCAGTGTGGCGGCGCTGGGCACGTCCGAGCCGAAAGACTCGGCGGCCTCGACGCCTCGAAACATGTTCAAGGAAACCCCGCATGCCCAGTAA
- a CDS encoding DUF3618 domain-containing protein, whose translation MPSNGHPKVEPRSPEALRAEIERTRAELSTSVSALREEVAAAVDWREWVRTHPLAFVGAAFAVGFVLGQRR comes from the coding sequence ATGCCCAGTAATGGACATCCCAAGGTGGAGCCCCGGAGCCCCGAAGCCCTGCGTGCCGAGATTGAGCGCACCCGGGCGGAACTCTCCACATCCGTCAGTGCCCTGCGCGAAGAGGTCGCCGCCGCCGTGGACTGGCGCGAGTGGGTGCGCACGCATCCGCTGGCCTTCGTGGGCGCGGCGTTCGCGGTGGGCTTCGTGCTCGGCCAGCGGCGCTGA
- a CDS encoding YtxH domain-containing protein — translation MFTTRDLKDLKKLDKDDLLNLIGLETRKDATDYLLPALGAFTVGVLLGVGVGVLLAPKPGQELRTDLRNRLQNGQEAISGAVNRATESVTRNA, via the coding sequence ATGTTCACCACCCGAGACCTCAAAGACCTCAAGAAGCTCGACAAGGATGACCTGCTCAACCTCATCGGGCTCGAGACCCGGAAGGACGCCACGGACTACCTGCTGCCCGCGCTGGGCGCTTTCACCGTGGGCGTGCTGCTCGGCGTGGGCGTGGGCGTGCTGCTCGCGCCCAAGCCGGGCCAGGAGCTGCGCACCGACCTGCGCAACCGGCTCCAGAACGGCCAGGAAGCGATCTCCGGTGCGGTGAACCGCGCCACCGAGAGCGTCACCCGCAACGCCTGA
- a CDS encoding CHASE2 domain-containing protein: MQNPLVQSSGRRFLKRLGYALLQAVLVGGLVGSLLYFRVPRTQLEEEGASPTLIASVSELIEAPERAAYDVRVRLLGEFLQRQRRLEPKGQDRVVVVTVDDDTLANARQSEYPGLASYPWSREITGAMTNRLVQEGASVVLLDMRFPELSPRTCALPRAGKEGPADDDTTFRKLLDQSPGRSALAFSWSVPRASPPSLRLWPYRVRVGVPAALPEARAQAQRVLAAQRPAFLLPEGERMEVWAGAEDERDGQLFAEQLGLGPAKVEERRARDDDHRFTALDLFVSLAEVEVEGLDPSRLLQVRNLRHPVAPLLSPQSLYGSATGSPDPDGVLRGMLHLVSYAPREGSYHVLPSLPLVAAMQQAGTRKLRYANGLLHVGEAYAIPMDETGYSLVRWETGDVGRSAGASVFRTLRAWNILSNLFETANGRPPRADHDLEGRAVVLTHTSSYSTDYRPTPIGKQTPGGALLAQALDNILQSQGILRAPPDMDLALTVGMAFVGAAISFFFSNTFRSGFGATLFFSVAVLAGLGYCAAAGYVFVKQGLWIAVVGPLAAMAATFLFTTLYAVRTERELREFVNHALGRYVSPEVARLVTRDLTLLVRPERRQVSAYFSAIEGFTRLSEQMPPEQLVQFLNEYFTEMTVAVRSTGGQVDKYIGDGLMTFWGAPVRTDRHAHLACEAAMKMHAVLQERQAHWQKVYGHRIQLRAGINSGEAVVGDMGSELKSNYTVMGRAVNLASRLEGANKAYGTSVLVGEDTAQLARDAYVFREVDRVLVPGSPGPIRFHELLGRHGQIAPRVQEMLGIYEQALTAYHQRRFDEALALFERGASEYQDPVSAVYAGRCRRFQVAAPAEDWNGVYALQEP; this comes from the coding sequence GTGCAAAACCCTCTTGTTCAGTCCTCCGGCCGCCGCTTCCTCAAGCGCCTGGGGTATGCGCTCCTGCAAGCCGTCCTGGTGGGCGGGTTGGTGGGCTCGCTCCTGTATTTCCGGGTGCCGCGCACCCAGCTCGAGGAGGAGGGGGCTTCCCCGACGCTGATCGCCTCCGTGTCCGAGCTCATCGAGGCGCCGGAGCGCGCCGCCTACGATGTTCGCGTGAGGCTGCTGGGAGAGTTCCTCCAGCGCCAGCGGCGGCTCGAGCCCAAGGGGCAGGATCGCGTGGTGGTGGTGACGGTGGATGACGACACGCTCGCCAATGCCCGGCAGAGCGAGTACCCCGGTCTGGCGTCCTACCCCTGGTCCCGCGAAATCACCGGGGCGATGACGAACCGGCTCGTCCAGGAGGGGGCTTCGGTCGTCCTGCTCGACATGCGCTTTCCAGAGCTGAGCCCCCGGACCTGTGCGCTGCCGCGCGCCGGCAAGGAGGGGCCCGCCGACGATGACACCACCTTCCGCAAGCTGCTGGATCAATCCCCGGGGCGCTCCGCGCTCGCCTTCTCCTGGTCCGTGCCCCGTGCGAGCCCGCCCTCGCTCAGGCTGTGGCCCTACCGGGTGCGCGTGGGCGTCCCCGCGGCGCTGCCCGAGGCCCGGGCGCAGGCACAACGGGTGCTCGCCGCCCAGCGGCCCGCCTTCCTCTTGCCCGAGGGGGAGCGGATGGAGGTATGGGCGGGGGCGGAGGATGAACGGGACGGACAGCTCTTCGCGGAGCAGCTCGGCCTGGGCCCCGCGAAGGTGGAGGAGCGCCGCGCGCGGGACGATGACCACCGCTTCACCGCGCTGGACCTCTTCGTCTCCTTGGCCGAAGTCGAAGTGGAAGGATTGGATCCTTCCCGGTTGCTCCAGGTGCGCAACCTCCGGCACCCGGTCGCGCCGCTGCTGAGCCCCCAGAGCCTCTATGGGTCGGCCACGGGCTCTCCGGATCCGGACGGTGTCCTGCGGGGCATGTTGCACCTCGTCAGCTATGCGCCCCGGGAGGGGTCGTACCATGTCCTGCCCTCCCTGCCGTTGGTTGCGGCGATGCAGCAGGCGGGGACGCGGAAGCTGCGCTACGCGAACGGCCTGCTCCACGTGGGCGAGGCCTATGCGATTCCCATGGATGAGACGGGCTACAGCCTGGTGCGGTGGGAGACAGGGGACGTGGGCCGCTCGGCGGGCGCCTCGGTGTTCCGCACCCTCCGGGCCTGGAACATCCTGTCCAACCTCTTCGAGACCGCCAACGGACGGCCGCCCCGGGCCGATCATGATCTCGAGGGGCGCGCGGTCGTGCTCACCCACACGTCCTCCTATTCCACCGACTACAGGCCAACGCCCATCGGGAAGCAGACCCCCGGGGGCGCCCTGCTCGCCCAGGCGCTGGACAACATCCTCCAGTCCCAGGGAATCCTCCGTGCCCCGCCGGACATGGACCTGGCGCTGACGGTGGGCATGGCCTTCGTGGGCGCGGCCATCTCCTTCTTCTTCAGCAACACCTTCCGCTCGGGCTTCGGCGCCACGCTGTTCTTCTCCGTCGCGGTGCTGGCGGGGCTGGGCTACTGCGCGGCGGCCGGTTACGTCTTCGTGAAGCAAGGCCTGTGGATCGCCGTGGTGGGCCCGCTGGCCGCCATGGCCGCCACGTTCCTGTTCACCACCCTCTATGCGGTGCGGACCGAGCGCGAGCTGCGGGAGTTCGTCAACCACGCCCTTGGGCGCTACGTGAGCCCGGAGGTGGCGCGGCTCGTCACCCGGGACTTGACCCTGCTCGTCCGCCCCGAGCGCCGGCAGGTGTCCGCGTACTTCTCCGCCATCGAGGGCTTCACCCGGCTCTCGGAGCAGATGCCGCCCGAGCAACTCGTGCAGTTCCTCAACGAATACTTCACGGAGATGACGGTGGCGGTGCGCTCCACCGGCGGCCAGGTCGACAAGTACATCGGCGATGGGCTGATGACCTTCTGGGGCGCGCCCGTGCGCACGGACCGCCATGCGCACCTGGCCTGTGAGGCCGCGATGAAGATGCACGCCGTGTTGCAGGAGCGCCAGGCCCACTGGCAGAAGGTCTACGGCCACCGCATCCAACTGCGCGCCGGCATCAACAGCGGCGAGGCCGTGGTGGGCGACATGGGCAGCGAGCTGAAGTCCAACTACACGGTGATGGGCCGGGCGGTGAACCTGGCCTCGCGGCTGGAGGGGGCCAACAAGGCCTACGGCACCTCGGTGCTCGTGGGCGAAGACACCGCCCAGCTTGCGCGCGATGCCTACGTCTTCCGCGAGGTGGATCGGGTGCTCGTTCCCGGCAGCCCCGGGCCCATCCGCTTCCACGAACTGCTCGGCCGCCACGGCCAGATCGCCCCGCGCGTTCAGGAGATGCTCGGCATTTACGAGCAGGCGCTCACGGCCTATCACCAGCGGCGCTTCGATGAGGCGCTGGCCCTGTTCGAGCGGGGCGCTTCCGAGTACCAGGATCCGGTCTCCGCCGTGTACGCGGGCCGGTGCCGCCGCTTCCAGGTGGCCGCTCCGGCGGAGGACTGGAACGGCGTCTACGCGTTGCAGGAGCCGTGA
- a CDS encoding (2Fe-2S) ferredoxin domain-containing protein yields the protein MKRYRLSVCKGMDCKANGSNAVFAAAQEELTQRGLAPRCEAYRGGCYGFCHMGPNVVIREDTGRKKDPLSPEDYQLMGWPGEVYYSRMNPERMRRVIAEHIEKDAPVRDYYGDPDEGP from the coding sequence ATGAAGCGCTATCGCCTGTCCGTGTGCAAAGGCATGGATTGCAAGGCCAACGGATCCAACGCCGTCTTTGCCGCGGCCCAGGAAGAACTCACCCAACGGGGCCTCGCGCCCCGTTGCGAGGCGTACCGTGGCGGCTGCTACGGCTTCTGCCACATGGGGCCCAACGTCGTCATCCGTGAGGACACCGGACGGAAGAAGGATCCCCTCTCCCCCGAGGACTACCAGCTCATGGGCTGGCCGGGAGAAGTCTACTACTCGCGCATGAACCCCGAGCGGATGCGCCGGGTCATCGCCGAGCACATCGAGAAGGATGCACCTGTCCGGGACTACTACGGCGATCCGGACGAGGGCCCCTGA
- a CDS encoding NuoI/complex I 23 kDa subunit family protein, with product MAYKATQDPRTDIRERSYVPELLRGLAITTKHFFRNLFGTRDTNTEVVDRKGTSLVTTVSYPEEKPVYPPGYRGLHRLVPREDGKPRCVACYMCATICPAQCIYIEAGEYAPESEESQSRVIEKYPTQFVIDELRCIVCGLCVEACPKDAIRMDTYEHTKPEYNRQGFVFDIPKLLKGPPVSHPSDPWNKRESSQEPHHAHKEAHTRIGEGLVQLKTPHSVGAGHEPPTLPSGEASEPRLPAPK from the coding sequence ATGGCCTACAAGGCAACCCAAGATCCCCGCACGGACATCCGCGAGCGGAGCTACGTCCCCGAGCTGCTGCGCGGGCTGGCGATCACCACCAAGCACTTCTTCCGCAACCTCTTCGGGACCCGCGACACGAACACCGAGGTCGTCGACCGCAAGGGCACCAGCCTCGTCACCACCGTCTCGTACCCCGAGGAGAAGCCTGTCTATCCCCCGGGCTACCGGGGGCTTCACCGGCTGGTTCCCCGGGAGGACGGCAAGCCCCGGTGCGTGGCCTGCTACATGTGCGCCACCATCTGCCCGGCCCAGTGCATCTACATTGAAGCCGGTGAGTACGCGCCCGAGTCCGAGGAGAGCCAGTCCCGCGTCATCGAGAAGTATCCCACGCAGTTCGTCATCGACGAGCTGCGCTGCATCGTCTGCGGCCTGTGCGTGGAGGCGTGCCCCAAGGACGCCATCCGCATGGACACGTACGAGCACACGAAGCCGGAGTACAACCGCCAGGGCTTCGTGTTCGACATTCCCAAGCTGCTCAAGGGGCCCCCCGTCTCGCACCCGTCGGATCCGTGGAACAAGCGCGAGAGCTCCCAGGAGCCGCACCACGCGCACAAGGAAGCCCACACCCGCATCGGCGAGGGCCTGGTTCAGCTCAAGACGCCCCACTCCGTGGGCGCGGGGCACGAGCCCCCGACGCTCCCCAGCGGAGAGGCTTCCGAACCCCGCTTGCCTGCCCCCAAGTAG
- a CDS encoding complex I subunit 1/NuoH family protein, whose protein sequence is MKRIVTVLFGMGLIVFLCAALTATAYAVGALMEEHAFAGASRLTNIFFLMVVFVMIIATLLTVAERKWSALIQDRIGPNRARINLPGLRNAPLAGIPHLIADAVKMLTKEDFVPALANAFIFKLGPILAFGSVFALFAVVPAGPSITLWGQRVDMVVSTPDFGLLYLLAIASLAVYGTSLAGWASNNKFALLGGVRASSQMISYEVALGLSLVGLIMAFSTVQMTPIVGTLAAETGASTGQARYLWQLTGADGGFDIGLPSWGFILQPLGFLGFFAASFAETKRAPFDAPEGDSEIIGYFVEYSGMKFGLFMISEFVEVVVLAGVTTVLFFGGWHLPFGGEWVATQLKDAPLLYGTLLGTVFWMKVLGLIFIQMVIRWTFPRFRYDQIQTLGWKILLPMGLVNVFVTGALVLWDPSLRYLALFGLLQIAVVLGLTLSSKEEAQEPRGHGPGHALGLGHGPGLGGLPAGAQGHALPAQSHLPEPLDGKAPVGASVPSTH, encoded by the coding sequence ATGAAGCGCATCGTCACCGTTCTGTTCGGCATGGGGTTGATCGTCTTCCTGTGCGCGGCGCTCACCGCCACGGCCTACGCCGTGGGCGCGCTGATGGAAGAGCACGCGTTCGCGGGGGCCAGCCGGCTGACGAACATCTTCTTCCTGATGGTCGTCTTCGTGATGATCATCGCCACGCTGCTCACCGTGGCCGAGCGCAAGTGGAGCGCGCTGATCCAGGACCGCATCGGCCCGAACCGCGCCCGCATCAACCTGCCGGGACTGAGGAACGCCCCGCTGGCCGGCATCCCGCACCTGATCGCGGACGCGGTGAAGATGCTGACCAAGGAGGACTTCGTCCCCGCCCTGGCCAACGCCTTCATCTTCAAGCTGGGCCCCATCCTGGCCTTCGGCTCGGTGTTCGCCCTGTTCGCCGTCGTGCCCGCGGGCCCCTCCATCACCCTGTGGGGCCAGCGCGTGGACATGGTGGTGAGCACCCCGGACTTCGGCCTGCTCTACCTGCTGGCCATCGCCTCCCTGGCGGTGTACGGCACGTCGCTGGCCGGCTGGGCCTCCAACAACAAGTTCGCCCTGCTGGGCGGCGTGCGCGCCTCCTCGCAGATGATCTCCTACGAGGTCGCCCTCGGCCTGTCGCTGGTGGGGCTCATCATGGCCTTCTCCACCGTGCAGATGACGCCCATCGTCGGGACGCTCGCCGCCGAGACGGGCGCGAGCACGGGCCAGGCCCGCTACCTGTGGCAGCTCACCGGCGCCGACGGGGGCTTCGACATCGGTCTGCCCTCCTGGGGCTTCATCCTCCAGCCCCTGGGCTTCCTCGGCTTCTTCGCGGCGTCGTTCGCGGAGACCAAGCGCGCCCCGTTCGACGCCCCCGAGGGGGACTCCGAGATCATCGGCTACTTCGTCGAGTACTCGGGCATGAAGTTCGGCCTGTTCATGATCTCGGAGTTCGTCGAGGTGGTGGTGCTCGCCGGCGTCACCACGGTCCTCTTCTTCGGCGGCTGGCACCTGCCCTTCGGCGGCGAGTGGGTGGCCACCCAGCTGAAGGACGCTCCGCTGCTGTACGGCACCCTGCTGGGCACGGTCTTCTGGATGAAGGTCCTGGGGCTCATCTTCATCCAGATGGTGATCCGCTGGACGTTCCCACGCTTCCGCTACGACCAGATCCAGACGCTGGGCTGGAAGATCCTCCTGCCGATGGGCCTGGTGAATGTCTTCGTCACCGGGGCCCTGGTGCTGTGGGATCCGTCCTTGCGCTACCTCGCCCTCTTCGGGCTGCTGCAGATCGCCGTGGTGCTCGGCCTCACGCTCTCCTCGAAGGAGGAAGCGCAGGAGCCGCGCGGCCACGGTCCGGGCCACGCGCTGGGGCTCGGCCATGGCCCGGGCCTGGGCGGACTGCCCGCTGGGGCGCAGGGCCATGCCTTGCCCGCGCAGAGCCACCTCCCCGAACCCCTGGACGGCAAGGCCCCGGTGGGTGCGTCCGTTCCCTCCACGCACTAG